From the genome of Gorilla gorilla gorilla isolate KB3781 chromosome 4, NHGRI_mGorGor1-v2.1_pri, whole genome shotgun sequence:
AGCCCCCCTGAGGGAACAGGTTTGTGGCCCTTCCTTGGGGTCCCTTTCCAGTGGCTGGGAGAGGGGTTAGAAATTAACAAAAGTCTACTCTCCACTGGATTTCTCATCATTTGAGATCTTATCCTCCCCAAATAACCTTTCATATTCTGTGTCTCCTTGAACCCCCATCCAGTGTCAGAACCCCCTGAGACGGAAGCTACctccaggagctgaggcagggacTGTGCTGGCAGGGGAGCTGGGCTTCCTGGCACAGCCACTGGGAGCCTTTGTTCGACTGCGGAACCCTGTGGTACTGGGGTCCCTTACTGAGGTGTCCCTCCCAAGCAGGTGAGGCTACTGAGTGAGTGGGAGTCAGGGATCCCAGAGCCTAGAAGGGTCTTTACTGAAGAGGGGAAGGAGGGTCTCAGTCTGATTCTCTGAGGCTGTGGGGAGGATGGTGCTCAGGGGTCTGGGGAGAGAGTAGTGGTCAGGGCTGCATGGTAGGTGTGCAAATGAGTGTGTTTATGGGAGCTGATAGGTCAGAGCTGAGCATCAGAGGCCAGGGCTGCCCTGTGGGAAAGCAGCCTGTGAATCTCTGGGGCCTGGTTCCTTCCTCAGGTTTTTCTGCCTTCTCCTGGGCCCCCGTATGCTGGGAAAGGGCTACCATGAGATGGGACGGGCAGCAGCTGTCCTCCTCAGTGACCCGGTGAGCtgagcaggtgtgtgtgtgtgcacgtgcacgcgtgcatgcctgtgtgtgtgcacacatgcatacatgcatgggctcatgtgagtgtgtgtgtgtggactctGTATGTGTCCCTAAATACAGCAATGAGGCACAGTGAGCATTGAGACTGAAGTTTCCTCGTCTCCTAGTGCAGCCCCATTACTGGATGAGTGCTGGCACACTGTAGGCACTCAATAGACAcccactgaatgaatgaattaatgcatgcATAAAGGAATGTGTGAATGACTTGTCTGCCTCTGTGACTTGTGTCTGTCTAGTTTTGAGACTATGAAAATGCATGTAAGAGACCAGGTTTGCACTTACCACCCATTCTGTGCCCCCATTCCCAGCAATTCCAGTGGTCAGTTCGTCGGGCCAGCAACCTTCATGACCTTCTGGCAGCCCTGGATGCATTCCTAGAGGAGGTGACAGTGCTTCCCCCAGGTCGGTGGGACCCAACAGCCCGGATTCCCCCGCCCAAATGTCTGCCATCTCAGCACAAAAGGTACCTGGGAGCCATCATCCCATACAGATTCCTGCCCATATAGGCCCTGGGTCTAATTCCATTGTTGAGGAGGGGTGGGGTCCCAGGAAAGAGATAGGGACCTATCTTTGGAtttggagtcaggcagacctaACTCTGAGTTCTGCTGGAACACTCTCTCTAAGAGACCTGAACAAAGACCTTCCCTGCCCGAGCCTGGCTTTCACAGGTCGCAATATGACCTGGACCTTCTAGAGGCCCATGTGTCGCCATGGTTCCCTCGCCGGCAGAGACAAGAGCAGCCGCTAGGGGGCAGGGCGCCACGAGCTCTGGACCGAGTCGCGGACTGGTTGGAGATCCTCAGCCAACCTGGGGTTCCCCTCCTCCTCAGGCTTCCCTCACAACAGCGGGAGATCAGAGGTCCCGCCGTCCCGCGCCTGACCTCGGCTGAGGACAGGCACCGCCATGGGCCACACGCACACAGCCCGGAGTTGCAGCGGACCGGCAGGTGAGGCGAGCTGGGAGGAAACAAGGGTAGGTgacctgggggaggggaggagtcaCAGGGAAACTGAGGTGTGTGCTCACTGTGGGAGGGGCTCACCCGGTCACAGGGAAAGTAGCGGGGATGCGGGTGTGGAGTGTGAAAACCTGGACCACTGACGACCCTCGGGCGGGAGGCTGTTTGGGGGCCTTATCCAGGACGTGCGCAGGAAGGTCCCGTGGTACCCCAGCGATTTCTTGGACGCCCTGCATCTCCAGTGCTTCTCGGCCGTACTCTACATTTACCTGGCCACTGTCACTAATGCCATCACTTTTGGGGGTCTGCTGGGAGATGCCACTGATGGTGCCCAGGTGGGTAGGGCCCAGGGGGCAGGCACAAGCGTTGGTGTCCCCTAGTCCATCCCTTCCCCTGGGACTATGGGTAAGTTAAGGAGGCTCTCCCAAAGCTTCAAAGGACCCTGAGGACTTCAGGGTCCTGTGCTGAGCCCCTGTTGGCTTCCAGGGAGTGCTGGAAAGTTTCCTGGGCACAGCAGTGGCTGGAGCTGCCTTCTGCTTGATGGCAGGCCAGCCCCTCACCATCCTGAGCAGCACGGGGCCAGTGCTGGTCTTTGAGCGCCTGCTCTTCTCTTTCAGCAGGTAGGAGAGCTCCCCCCATCACCGGACCCTCACTAGTGCCATGGTCAGCCTGCTCCTGGCTGGGTGAATAGGAGAGAGTGGGAGCTATCTGTTTGGGTTGAGGGACACCTGACCTGGGTTTAGTGGGAAGCAGCCTTCCTGTCTCTCATCCCCACAGAGATTACAGCCTGGACTACCTGCCCTTCCGCCTATGGGTGGGCATCTGGGTGGCTACCTTTTGCCTGGTGCTGGTGGCCACAGAGGCCAGTGTGCTGGTGCGCTACTTCACCCGCTTCACTGAGGAAGGTTTCTGTGCCCTCATCAGCCTCATCTTCATCTACGATGCTGTGGGCAAAATGCTGAACTTGACCCATACCTATCCTATCCAGAAGCCTGGGTCCTCTGCCTACGGGTGCCTCTGCCAATACCCAGGCCCAGGAGGTGGGTAAGGGAAACAGGGACGTTGGTCAGGTGAAGAAGGATGTAGGGAAGGGGAGGGGCTTCACCCTTACTATCCCCCCTGGTTAAGTTCAGCAAAATGCTGCGTACTTACCCAATAACTGGCAGTACTATTTCCACTCTGGTTCTGAATCAATTGAGAAATAAGACAACAGAAGGCCCGATATCATCTTCCTTTCTGACAACACTGATAGAGGAACATGGGTTATATCTGTGGGTGAATGGGCTTCCTAATGATGAAGCCAAAATTGAATAGACTTACCCACCAGTGGTGGAAGCACTGGTTTGAGACTATCTTACCCCAGGGGAGTAGagctaaacacctacatcaaacaGGCAGCTTATACTcgagagaggggagagaaaggggCAGGTCCAGGTATGCCTAGCTTCATTTCCTGAAATCACCAATCAAATATATCACTGCTCTTCTGGGTGAGAGTGGCCGGCCAGGTGGAGAGAGGCTTGGAGTATTACATTTGCATATATCCCTCCACATGGAAGGCAACCCCAGGACTGGGAAGAAGTGGCCTCTCTATATGTTCTCCTATCAGTGCTAGGCATGAACAAGACCAGTTCTAGCCCTGGTGGAAACACACAGATTTGTATACTCCTCTATTCAGCCAACATTTGCTGAGCATCTACTGTGGCCAGGTCCAGTGCTTGGTACCAGGGATGCAGATGGGTAGAGAATTTGAGAGGATGAGGGCATGAGACAATGTCCTTCTCACACACTTGGTAGTGATAGAGTCAGCAGACAGATGAGTCACAATTAAGAACTCTGGTTCACCTGGACCCATCAGATAAGAATTTTATGGGGCTGGAGGAGGTTCCCAGGGGAGGGAACATACATCTGAATTATTCTCTGCTTCCCAGGAAATGAGTCTCAATGGATAAGGACAAGGCCAAAAGACAGAGACGACATCGTAAGCATGGTGAGGGACTGCTCCTGGGAGGTTCTAGGAAGGAAAGGGTGGAGACCAAGGCAGTCGGTGGTTTCTAGCTCTTCCTACCCATAGGTTAAGGAAACCTTCATAGGTGAGTAAAGCTTAGCCATTTCCTACAGCTGGGAACTTCCCATCCTGGGCCCCTGGTGTCTCTGTGGGTCCCTCCTCCCTTGAAGTTGGTCCAGGAGAGCAGGACATTTACTCCATTGCCTATATCTCCACTCCTGACCCTCCTGTGTACAGGACTTAGGCCTGATCAATGCATCCTTGCTGCCGCCACCTGAGTGCACCCGGCAGGGAGGCCACCCTCGTGGCCCTGGCTGTCATACAGTCCCAGACATTgccttcttctcccttctcctcttccttacttctttcttctttgctaTGGCCCTCAAGTGTGTAAAGACCAGCCGCTTCTTCCCCTCTGTGgtgagtttcacctttctttctgtGGGAGAGGCCTGACTCTGAGCTTTGGGTCCTATCTGTGATGGGAAGTGGTGTGGAAAAAGAGGGATGGCAGGCCTGGACCTGACTGAGTGTCCACTGTGTGCCAGATGCGCAAAGGGCTCAGCGACTTCTCCTCAGTCCTGGCCATCCTGCTCGGCTGTGGCCTTGATGCTTTCCTGGGCCTAGCCACACCAAAGCTCACGGTACCCAGAGAGTTCAAGGTGAGAGCCAGGGAAGAGGGTTGGGGGACCAGAGGGGAAAGCAGGGCCAGCAGACCATGGggaaggaaaatgaataaatccCACACTTCTCTAAGCTTCTTTCTTCACTAATAAGCTAgagatagtaataataatggccTCACagggttgtcatgaggattaaatgaagtacTGCAGCAGACACGTGAGTACAGAGAATACACAGTAGCTATTATTACAGGGTATGGGTTAAGAGAATGGGTTCTGATCAGCCAGCCCTGGGTTTGAGTTCCAGTTCTTCCACTTCCCAGCTATGCATTAGGCAAGTTAATGCACatttctaagcctcaatttcttcatctataaaatggaaataataaaatgacaatagTTCCTACCCCGTAGATTGTTTTGAGGTTTACAGAAGATCACAGTGGAAAGCACTTACCACATGCCTGGCACATACCaagtcctcaataaatgttagctattattgttaCAGGATTGCCCCACCCTTGGCGTGGCCCTGCCCACCCCACTACTCCTCACTCTCTTCTTCGCACCCCGCGTTGCCTACCCTGATCCAGGAAAGCTGGAACTCCCTTTCCAGGGCATGACAGTGTGCAGGACAAGGCTTAGTACTGATTTCTAGACTTTGCCTGTGCATTTGGAGACCTCCTCTCCGAATTCCCCCAAGACAGGAGAGCAGGGAGGACTCCAACTGGGGCAGCAACTGGGGCCCCCTCCCCGACACATATGCTTGTAATCAGAGCAGACACAGACACATCCAGCCCTGTCCCTGCCTCAGATCAAGGCAGGTCTGAGCCTGAGTTGCCCCACCCAGGATAGGGGGAGAGGGATCTCTAGGGAGCAGGGCTCTCTGTACATCAAGAAGTGTGTGCAGGCCACATGTGCCACCTCCTTCTGTTCCAGGGAGGGAGGGACCCTGAACCAAAGTCCAGAGCCCCTGGTTCCAGCCTGACCTCAGGGCTGGTCTCCTTCCATCTGCTGTCTTTTAAGGCACTGGGATGCTTTGAATCAGCTATGCACACACAACCCACTAGCATCTAGTGtcttggggtgggggcaggttgTGGAAGAATGCCAAGGTTGAGATGTACAGGTGAGATGCTCTTGGGAGACCCACTCCAACCTGTCCATGAAATGCCCTCCTCCAGCCCACACTCCCTGGGCGTGGCTGGCTGGTGTCACCTTTTGGAGCCAACCCATGGTGGTGGAGTGTGGCagctgccctgcctgccctgctgcTGTCTATCCTCATCTTCATGGACCAACAGATCACAGCAGTCATCCTCAACCGCATGGAATACAGACTGCAGGTAAGGCCTGCTGGGTAAGGCCCAAGACCAAGGGACAGAAGCTCCAGGGGAGTCTACGCTCCTCCTCTCCTACCTCAGAGGACAGAGGGCTGGGGCCTGGGCTAGCTTCATCCTCATTGCCCCCACCACTACCTGCAGAAGGGAGCTGGCTTCCACCTGGACCTCTTCTGTGTGGCTGTGCTGATGCTACTCACATCAGCACTTGGACTGCCTTGGTATGTCTCAGCCACTGTCATCTCCCTGGCTCACATGGACAGTCTTCGGAGAGAGAGCAGAGCCTGTGCCCCCGGGGAGCGCCCCAACTTCCTGGGTATCAGGTGAGGGCGGTATTTAGGAAGTGGAGTAAGAGGTGGGCAGCAAGGTAGGGCAAAGGGGAACATGGCAGAGTTATTTGGGCAGCTTAAATTCTAAGCTGGTGTCCCACAAGCATTGCAGTGGCAGAATGAGTGAGTTCTGGGCTCTCAGATGGGTGAGTCAGATCTTCCCCTCTCTTCCCTCAGCCATGGGGACTGGGAGGGGCCTCAAGAGGAACATCATCCATGCAAAGGTAGAGGCAGCCAGGGCTGAAGTGGAGGGTCAGGTACCACCTAATAATCCTCACTCAATGTAGAAGTTACAAAGGAATCCATCATAAAAGCAATTTTGGAACTGTTGGAAGCACAGTCTAAGTATCTAAAGTATATGAA
Proteins encoded in this window:
- the SLC4A9 gene encoding anion exchange protein 4 is translated as MEMKLPGQEGFEASSAPRNIPSGELDSNPDPGTGPSPDGPSDTESKELGVPKDPLLFIQLNELLGWPQALEWRETGSSSASLLLDMGEMPPITLSTHLHHRWVLFEEKLEVAAGRWSAPHVPTLALPSLQKLRSLLAEGLVLLDCPAQSLLELVEQVTRVESLSPELRGQLQALLLQRPQHYNQTTGTRPCWGSTHPRKASDNEEAPLREQCQNPLRRKLPPGAEAGTVLAGELGFLAQPLGAFVRLRNPVVLGSLTEVSLPSRFFCLLLGPRMLGKGYHEMGRAAAVLLSDPQFQWSVRRASNLHDLLAALDAFLEEVTVLPPGRWDPTARIPPPKCLPSQHKRLPSQQREIRGPAVPRLTSAEDRHRHGPHAHSPELQRTGRLFGGLIQDVRRKVPWYPSDFLDALHLQCFSAVLYIYLATVTNAITFGGLLGDATDGAQGVLESFLGTAVAGAAFCLMAGQPLTILSSTGPVLVFERLLFSFSRDYSLDYLPFRLWVGIWVATFCLVLVATEASVLVRYFTRFTEEGFCALISLIFIYDAVGKMLNLTHTYPIQKPGSSAYGCLCQYPGPGGNESQWIRTRPKDRDDIVSMDLGLINASLLPPPECTRQGGHPRGPGCHTVPDIAFFSLLLFLTSFFFAMALKCVKTSRFFPSVMRKGLSDFSSVLAILLGCGLDAFLGLATPKLTVPREFKPTLPGRGWLVSPFGANPWWWSVAAALPALLLSILIFMDQQITAVILNRMEYRLQKGAGFHLDLFCVAVLMLLTSALGLPWYVSATVISLAHMDSLRRESRACAPGERPNFLGIREQRLTGLVVFILTGASIFLAPVLKFIPMPVLYGIFLYMGVAALSSIQFTKRVKLLLMPAKHQPDLLLLRHVPLTRVHLFTAIQLACLGLLWIIKSTPAAIIFPLMLLGLVGVRKALERVFSPQELLWLDELMPEEERSIPEKGLEPEHSFSGSDSEDSELMYQPKAPEINISVN